GGTTGATGTATTCCATTTCAGACTCGactgagtgagtctggttttactccacttttagctATATCATTATCAATAACCAAAATAATAGTGGACATTTATAATGTCCTCTTTTACACGCTTGCAGTATACCCTATCACAACATTCAAAACATACATAGGAAAGAATGACGACTAAGTCCAGCAGGAAAGACAGGTTTTGAGACCAACTTCCAATGAATGAAATGCAGGAGAACGATTCAGATCTTGGGAAAGAAAGTTCCACATGTTGGGGCAAACTTTTCATGAGATCTCTGACCAAATTGCTTGAGTTTgtattgtggcactgtcagaaAGTTCCGGTGTTGAGATCTTAGTTTCCGTGCTGGGAGAACTCCTCGGTATATCCCTGCATTaccaccggaaatgggcttcgccagaaatgggcttcgaacattgtacccatgtggttaAAGCGATTGCCCACAAACTTGAAATATGTGATTGTGACGtgtgatgttcatgttgatgatggttttgtatcattatttggactgtttgcatttaattgtgttcaGCTAAATAGTTATTTAAGGACAGACGACTCTCCCATCGAAACAAAGGCGACTTGTAATGATTTGGATCAGTCTGTACATGCAAGCTAGATAACATTGACTGCAGTTTGACTGTGAGCACTCTTCGTGGATATATTTAGACAAATCTCGAAAGAttgaagtgagtgagcatgAGTTTActccgctttttgcaatattccagcattatcactgtGTAATCGGCTTCACACAAAATCTCGTAAGAAAGaaagtaataaaaaaaaattacagATCCAAAAACCAATTCTGAAAAAAGTATCTTGTGTTCATATAAAAGTACATTTATTCTAAAACCATATTCGTGAATACATCAGACAGACTTTAAGTCAGCGATTCGCAATTTGCATGCTCATGTTTACGCATGACGTGCACTTTACATGCGTAAGTGTTTGTTGCGTGCACGCTGCTTGTACAAATTATTTTCACGTTACTAAGAATTGACGATTGTTTAGGTGCTGAAAAAAATTGCCGGTCGTGAGTTTGTATGCCTTTGTTCCATTTATGCTAACATGTATTGTAATTGTAGTTTACACTGGTCACCAACTCGTGACAATTCCAACAGGTCACGGCCTATATTTCACCTACTGACTGGTTGGAAACTTTCTTGTGAGTGAGCATTTTGCAAATTATAAGGTCGTTTTGACCTGTGAGCATAATATCCAGGTATGAAAAAAGCGCAATTCAAATCCATTATTACTAAATCCACTATTACTGTTTCTGATATAGAGACCTACTCGGATGACAGAATAAAAATGAAGACCGGCATCCTGTTTACGAATTGATGATGATATACACAAATATGAGTCCCCGAGCCTTAATCTTTTTAAAGAAGACATGAATAAGGAAAGATAACCCAAACATTCTACCGTCCCCGTACCATAAAGCACAATCTCGCGTTGGCGCTAATGAACACTTATACACGATTAATCCCCAGATTAGGAAACAGAATATACCGATACTGATTTTGGACTTGGCTATCAAAATAGATGAACGCGAATATCATGGAAACATACTGTGCACATTTTGAGCCTTATCGTAGAATCAACTCTATATATTGTAACCAGTGCATGTAGTTCATAAGCTCACGAAAACAGTCGTTGTTAATAAATACTGGCGTACGCAGATAGCCCTATTCAGGATACGTTGCTGTTTGAAACGTTTGACTGACCAATGAAAGCCCAAAGAGACCTAAATGCATGCTAGAATGTTGGATGCGCCATTGACCCACAAACGTTCAACACTATTTTCGTGTGTAAAGAACATAATATAGGCATAATAGAGGGTCATGTAAATGACACAGTAAACAGGATATCATTCTCAGGCAAAAAAACCCATGCTATTGTGGCCATTGGACAGGGAATCCTACATGTCTACTgttgttacaagtgtgtattttctgtatattatgttattaattaagtaatgattattattgggtcacaatgtttagtgttttgaataataattataatgggtcacatttcgtataattgatgatccgcatttttaggattcaGGTTTTCTGGGAGGTTATTCTGGGGCATTCTACGATGTTGGCGACGGCAGTATGTGCCCAAACTTTCGAGAAATGActgataatatatataaaaaggctagttgccgtgttgagggggACACAGGGTTTAACTGGagtaatatctttctgcatttgtcaacgcctgaatcttcATAGCTGCCgccagaccgctcgctgtgtttacattctacATAACTGTTTCTTCCTcgtactaagactttggtgagtttgctagattatattttgtgacccattgccttagattttgtctcatttgtattgtattgaaatCGGTATCGTGAAATTGACTcgtgaccttgtataacttgctctatTTGCCTaaatgttttgctggttcacgggggatttcttacattgtttgtcacggcaaattcttaaccgtaacactatcCTGGCATTGTCTTGTGGAGCCCCAACCATCCCAGACACAAATATTGATAGATGTACATTTAAACACTATGTCCTGTGATCTCCCACAAAGATTCAGTCAGGGATTCAGATCTGTTGAATTTGTCAGTAAATTAATCTCATGAGTTCCTGATTGTTCTTGCTGTACGACGACGTGATTTATCATGCTTAGATGTCAATTGACGCTAGGGTGTGACGTTACCATGAACGATGGAAACTCTTCAGACTTCAAACCTTCAGGCAcatagcgtgagtgagtgagttttaatttaacgtcgcttttagcaatatctaagtaacatcatggcggggaacacccTTAATTGGACTCATACTTCAAGAAGGTCACTCCTTTAACCATGATACAAGTCGGCCTTGCCCTTAGACACATGCACTGGCGTAAACGATCTCGACGTCGTACGCATGCACTCTACCACCCACACATGAAATGCAGTTCCGTGATTCTGGGAAAAACAATTCTACGGTTGCCGTCTACAGTGATAGGCAAATTGACGTTGGGCTTGGCGGTGTCTGGTTGCAAACACTGGTTCACCCTAAAGGACGTCGGTCGCGTAGTTAATTAACACAGCCAGTATTTGGTTTTTGGATGAGTTTGGCTACGAGCTGTATTTGCCGCTGTTGGTGTTCTCGATCGACCGCTGATGTGTGCCAGTAACTTAAAATTCTTGCTTGCTGCTGAATGTTGTTCTGTCGTGAACGGATGCTGTCTGCGAATTTCAGGACGTCCTTATAAACTCAAACTCATGGCTCCAAGCTGTACTCTTCATGTCCATGCTTTAAATGAATCCAGCTTACACATCATGGAGAACATTTTACTCTGGCAATCTTAATGAGAGAAGATGCTTATATGTGATCTCGTCTGCTTCCAGAAAACACCAAATTGAGGTTGAACTCAGACAACGGTTCCAACATGCGTTCTTTTGTTGCATTTGGAACATTCACTagttcataaatatttgttaaaatataTCCTGATAAGACGTGTGTGTGTTAGAAGTTCATTATATATGGACAGATGTTAAAACAAGTAGATAACATTTCGCATTCACTAGCAGATCAGAATGTCTAAAAGACACGTCATATATTTGTGAAACGCACAAATAATTTAATAAAGTAATTTAAACGGCAAATTGAAACGTAAGTGTAGGGAATAAGTGTCCCATTTATTGTTTAAatgtgtacacatacacataaccTTGATTATATGCAGGTACAAATATTTCCTTATAGCCATCCCCGTCCACATCCTTGACGGCGGGTTCTCCAACAGTGCCCTGGCCGACGTCAAGGAACGTCTCCTTGTCGTACGTCCAGTCACTACCCGACGCTGATGATGGTTTCAGTAGGTATGCTCTTCCATCGTCATCCCCCGATAACAGAACCAAAGGCTTCCTATAAAACGACATAGTAAACACTTACTCAGCCACGACGATCGGCAATCGCATTGCTATATTTGAAGCTCCAAACCTTAGACATGATATAAGACATTCAGCACGTGGTCATGAGACCATCGTCGTCATAGCAATGAGGAGTGTCTGTAAGCTATGTAGACACATGCCAAGACGCTACAGGACTGGGACGTAGGGCACACTCGATAGACGAGAAGATACCACGTTGCCATGTTATATTTCCACATTGGTGTCTTATCAGTTGTGGTAGGATATATAAGGATGGTGAACACAATAACTTTACATAAACCATTGGATTGGCCCATTAAGGTCTAACgtatctttacagttagtgAGTCAGTAAGTTTTTCTACgacgcttttagcgatattccagcaacatcacatctggggacaccataaatgggcttcaccaaTGTGGGTCTTCATAATGAGCAAACATGTGTTTAATAATAATAGGCCATCTCTCTCTTTCCCTCCCTcagtaggtgtgtgtgttttcatatatatatataatatatatatatatatgtataaaagatctatctgtctatctatctatctatatatgaATAAGAATGCAAATGAATAATGGATTGAAGTTTGAGTCGCGTGTAGTTTGGCACTAGAAACCATTAGCAATTATTTTTCGAGCATGTTTCTTTTAACATCTGTTACAACTTGTTTTTGCCCCACCTGGTGAAGACATGCGAAGCATCGTGAAGAATGTATACCCTGTCTTTGATATGATACATTTGTGAAACGATCTatttcctatatttatttcagtcaGCACTTGTACATAGAGTATTCATTTCAACTATGTGGCATAGAAATATCAAAAGCCACATTAAGTTGGCACTACTGAAAAAAAGGCTTTGCAATGTTTCGTCAAATACAATAACTGAGAACAGTAATCTTTCCCGGTGATACTCTAAAATCCGAGATAATTCTTGTTGTGTGTAATGAAATGTAGAATATCACAATGCATCAATGAATTAATCTTTGCTACAAGTTTGTCAATATCATACATAAAAATGCTCACTGATCACAAGGGGCACACGGGTTGATGTACCGGCACTGGTTGTTTATGTTCGGGCACAGGAAACAAAACAAGCATCGTCAgtgcatcaacccatgggccccgcttgaccagtgaacaacgtattttaTTTATCTTTGTGAACACCCAGAGTtagttttgaattgtttgaagtacGGGTACAAATCGttttgtagccatcgctagatttttcGGAtgacaagaaaaaacaaacGATTTAGAcatatctcccttccatcgatttgcatttgtAAGACATCGGTAATTTACGTacatcatgtgtgattcaatgttattcgacaGAAAGAATACGAagacgaagtaccaaatgagttcggcattcccaggGGGTACATggaaatgttactcgcttgtaagcagggtacattgagaACAGTAGAAGAGCGATAAGTCAATCAGAAATACCAATGATGGAAAATGCACATTGCACCTTTGAAGTTCTCTCTAATGAGGATAATGTATATAGTTGTATGTGAGGAAAATGGTTACCCTTTGGTGCTGCTTGTCGGGTACACAGTCTGTGCTGATCCTGGAGCCCCGTGGCCCACACCTTTCTGTCGCGGACTGAAGCCTGCAGCCAATGTATGTCGTGTGAACTTCTCGGTCCTGTCAGCAGattgcacatatatatacagaacGTCATACTAGTGCATCTGGTAGCAGAGAAGCAACGAGTGTGAAGAACACATGAAATTCACAACACAAGAATTTTGTTCGTTAGAAAGTCATATGCATTTCTTGTGAGCAGTGAAGGGCGTCGTTAGAACATTAAACCCTCTGCCTGTATTATGCCATGTACATCGCTGATCACTGAATGTGTAACTTGGGATGACTCGTTCTCCTGACTAGAGTAAACGCAAGTAAATCACTTGTCTTTCACACATTAGACACGTATGTCTTTCATACACACCAAGCACATATTTCCTTTACTTTATCAGTGACACTCTGGATATCAAGAGATTTCCTTGAGGATGAGCGGTGAAAGCTGTCATCACAATTATGAACCTGTGTTCACAATTATGACTTTCCCTCCTGTGCCTCTCAACTTTCACGTGTGTAAGAGCTCAGTACCTGAAGTCATTTGGTATCTCAAAGCTGTATAAATTTGCACTTTGGGCGCCATAGCCACTGACAAGGAGATCTAGGCCACCATCGCCGTTGAGATCCACAGCTTGCACATCAAACACCTCTCCGAAGGTGTTATCAATGACACGTGATTTGATCTGAAACACGGATCATATTCCCTCACCTGCTTCATAAACTTCATAAATCAATATGAATCGCCTGTTAAATGTTTCTTAGAGCAGTAATAATTGACTGAAACGTTTATGGAAGAATCCATGTTGGTCAAATCCAACATGATACATCTACACAAGCAGATAACGATATATAATATACTGACACCATCATTCGTAGTTAACTTTATATCTAAATTTTTGCAGAGCATTATTCTCTTAATGCTAATTGATCCTTAAGAATTTACATTTCATAACTGAATGTCGCCAAGTCAGTTGGAATGACAGTTACCTTAGACgcgtcattccacttgttacttgaGTCTGTCGTCCAGTAGATGTTGAGACTCTTGGAGAAGAATCCGGCAGTCACAATACAGTCGAATGTTCCTCCTGGAGTTTTGAGCGTGAGAAAGTCAAAATACACATCGGGGCCTTTGGCTAAGACATGCATGGTCCAGGGGTGTTCCAGTGCACCTGTTGCTGGATGCTCGTACCACACCAGTTCTCCTTGTGCCTGACCTGAAACAGTAGACATGTCATCTACAAGAACACGGATTGGAATGGCATAGATTTCAGACGTCACCGATTCCTGTTAAAGACAGAACCGTGAAATACACCAAGCAATAAATATTCTGTAAACACGTGAATTCGATTCAATGTATACTAACCAAGACATACAGAAACGGCGAGGGATTTTACAATAACATTCGACATGAATATGTAAAGGGATAGAGGtcttgaatcacgatatgatGGCTTACTATGCCCATAATGACTTTTTAatctgtcatcgtatcccactgtAAGCCGTAAAGATCTGATCCCGCTACATAGCAATCATTTTGAACTTCAGTGAAATCCTGAACTCGTTATCTACGCCACACTTGGACATTACGATATTTGAGTTTTGGACAGTATCTCTACTCCTAGGTGAATGTACTTGAACTCTTGTCTGCCAATTGAAATGGTCTCTATCCCACTTAATACGTTTATGCCACTAAAAGATTCAATTGCAGTGCCTCCGTGACCAGACTAACGAATACATCAAGCCGACTAGACAGGTTAAGGACAATGACGTTTTGCTGGCCGTTTCTGTCAGTCTCGAACTGATGACGTTTTGTTGCAACCAGGCAGGCCTATGCTCGCCATTGACCATATGCATGTTGTTGGGTAGCTGCTCTGAACACCCGCTGCTGATTATAATTTGGTCAACACCCAAAACATCTGCAAGGTTAGGTTATGTCTGAAATATGCCTTTGCATCTGCATACGTTTTTTTTTCTTCCGCCGTCATACAGCAGGAACGGGAGCTGCGTTAAAGAACAAAAGCACAAATGTTCAAGCtagacaattactttctgaagaGGGCATTTTATAATGAGCCCGCAAAGTTACAGCTTCCGTGGTTTCTCTACCATCGTTGCTTGCCATATGTCGAGATCAGGGTATATGGTATATCTGTTGTACAAGTAGCCCCTTTGATTAACGTCCGTTAAACATACCGGTCATCATAATTTTCCATGACTCACCGAACAACGGCTTCTTAGCTCTGCAGGTCACAGCGTCAATCCGCCCGTCCCCGTTCATGTCTTTCCATAAGACTCTGTGGTAGAACCAGGCGCTGTCAGCACTGCTGGTGATAGTGAACGGGCCACGAGGAGGAGACACAGACAGATCAAACAGGCCAATAGTTCCATGAGTCTTCAAGGGTACTAGGAACCCCCCAGGTGCGGCTATAAGCTCCTTATGGAACACTGCATCTGAACGTACATTCTCCTGATTAGGCAACCGCTTCAAAGTAATTACGTCAAAGTAATTATTGTCAACAAAGTACTTTGCCGACAACTGAAAATGAACAGTGAGCTCTAAAGTTAGTCTAATGAAACATTACTCAAAGGACGAAAAGGGGCCAAGAAACAGATGAAAATATCAGACCTCCACTACCCCTCCATCCCCCctaccctacacacacacacacacacacacacacacacacacacacacttcaccCCCACCCCATCGAatttaaacaataaaacaaaaatgaaaaatacttaAAATTAAACAAGTCAGTCAATAAAAAGAGCATATGTAAAACCAAAAAATGTCAATCAATGTGTTTCTAAACTGAAATGTCCAATTCACCTTTCACTAATCTTGAACGAACGCTTTCTATAACAGCTCTACTTACAAATTTCATTTCGTAATGATGCTTATTTTTTATGTAGTGTCCATTCGTACAACTGCATTTAGACAGCACTATTCGAGCCACGGTGGACACCACAAATCACGACCCAATATTGTCACTACACCTTCAGGTGACACCCAGTGGATTAAGTGGCAAATCGAGACCACCATTCATGAAGACAAATGTACATGGCTGTTTGGCAGCAATGACAGCTATGAATTTTATCAGAGAATACCATCAAAGCCAGAGTGTGTTACCCGATAGCATATAAAATCAGTGCATATATATAATCATTGTAGTCCATTCCTACGGGTCCTGAACTGAAGGAGATCCACACACAGTGTTTCTCGTATATCAGAAACGCCGCCAGGTATTTCAAGCGCCTACCTGGAACCTGGCTGATTTCATTTGGCCAAGTGATTTTGTGGGACACATCCAATATTTTCGTGCTATTTATGGTTGGTAACTGGCGTCCGATGGCGGCTACCTCGTACACGTGGTCTGTTGAAAAAGGGAATCCGCTAAAAGCTGCTATAACCAGGTTGTAGCGGTCAAGAACATTAACAGCATGTATGTCCTCTTCTACTTGAATGAAGGCTGCCTGTTTTGCATGGAAGCGCCCCAATAATTTCACTGACGCACATCGCCCAGACGGCGCCAACAGCGCCAACACAAACAGGCATGTATACAACATACTGTCTCATGTAATGGCCAGTGATCCACGCCAATAAGTACCTATTTCTTGACCTTTATCTGATGGGCTTGCCGTACATCTGCTCATATGTGCTGAAGATTAGAGTTGATAAAAACTGTCACGATTACTTGCAAAACCTTTTAGTAGTGATAAAAATGGGAGCTCTACGAACACTCCAGCCTGGGAGTGTATCATGCTTTTATTGAGGTTATATATACTCATCGCCAAAAGAAACGGGAATCTTTTTAAATGATGATATCGACAATGAGTGAAAGCATGGTGTTTTTTTCTTCTAACTGTCACAAAAGTAAATGATAATTCGAAAAAGCACATAGCATGTTTATTCGTCACATTGCATGAACATccaataaaacaacatgaaatgcACACAACGCATGGCTTCAATAATTGTCCTTTATTGGGAAACACACGTTAACGTCAATAACGGATGTGACCTCCACTGGAATCAGCAACAGCTGCAGTCTCCTCCCTATGCTGTTGAAGAAACCTTGAATGAACCTCCTGAACTGTCCTGGTGAATGTGTCTTTTCATCTCATCCCAGACGTTTGCGATGGGATTCAAATCGTGGCTTAAGACTGGCCAATACATAGCCTGGATGTTGTTCTGGACGAAAACAAGATGACGTCTATGGGCAACAAAAGTGGGCGACTTGCTGGTCTCAACACTTTGTCGATGTACCCTAAACATGAGGGAGGGTCCTCCACAAAGATCTCTCTCCATAGCACAGAGTTCTGAGAATCTTTTACCTTGGCGACTCCATATTCTCAGCGGTATTGATAGAAAAGCGACTTTCATCTCAGAAGCCAATGATCTGCCACTGTCCATTGCGCGAGTTGTGATGGACTGCTGCCTACTTAAGCTGAACACGTGTGTGGCGTCTATCAAGCGTGACCGACGATGGGTATGAGTGAGACGGCGACGTACAGTGTTGCTGCTGATGGGTCTGTTGTGTCTTCCTGTGGTGTTACGGGGTCTTTTGGTAGCTGGTGTGAGGCGATTTACAAATGAGAGGTCACAATGTAGCGTGGTCAGCAACTGTGTTTGTGTGCTGATAGCGGTGAGGCAGGCTGTAGGTGGTGGACTGATGTGTTCCGTTTTGCCTGGCGACGCATTGAATGCTCCAGCCTGCCTCAATATAGCTTTCGATAGCACATAAATGTGGCATGCTCACtgttacatgaaaatgtgaCAGCAGAATCCATTCCTTAGGTAGCATCGTCAGTGAGGGAACATCATGCAAAGCAAAAATGAAAACCGTTGAGTTCACGTTTTAGTGACGTGAGACGTCTTGTATGCTGCGTTTGTGGTAACCATTTTTCTTTTGCCGTGAAAAACGGTGTTAACGGAATCAATATGTACCAGAGACCCATTCAACACTGTATGGCCGTCACAGTAGCTGCTGATGAATTTCGCGTATCTTTCTTGGCGTtgagtatatttttttttttgcttcgTAGAATATTATTGGGCTACGACTATGAATTGTATTATAATATTGTTTCGCATGGGGGATGGGGGGATCACTGTTAACTCATTTTATACAATAGAAATGAACATAGTGTTTACGCGAACTGATCGCGCATATTTTCAGTGTATATCAATACGAACTGAGCTGGGCGTTTAGAACACAAATGATGGCGTTGCATTGCATATCCCTTATGTATAAAGTCAAATCTATTTCTGAAATGATAATAGAAAAACTACGACATATATTTGATACACGTTTTCCAACACACGTATTCCATTGTATAACCAACGTCGAACTCAGTGGCTGCAGGAACATGTAGTATCATTGCTGGGAAATCACTACAAACGCCAGACGTCTCAAAATGCATTTCAGTCTTGTAGCATAAAAACACATGTGTTCCCAAAATTGAAGTGATGGCTGTTTACATATGGGGAATTTCATTCACTTTTTTctcagaaacagaaacaaacaattcgCAGACCACAGTGTATACAAGGTTGCTAAAAAATGCAGGGCATGCGTGTGGTATTATTCAATCTCAAAAGCGTGTAGGTTTGTACGCAGTAGCAATGGGCATGCGATTTGTGTTTTGAAGCTCGCTTGCACTGGACCTATGTAGATACTCTAGGTACTTCCTGTCAGTCATAGTAGTGCTAGAAGGTGCGTCTACATACGTAAAGATGATGAATCCTGACTCACCTAAAGATGGATGCTTACTGTGAAATACCTTTGTGTCTTAGTGGATGGGATCTAATGAAATACTTCGAATTCTTGACTCAACCGGAAATGATGATCGAAAAGGATTCGAGGTAAGCTTAAGTTTCACGGAACATTGTTTGACTGCACGCCTCTGAGCCACAGACGTAAACAGCTCAACATATCACCCATAAATGTTTAGTGGGGGCATTCCTcatattcataaaatgtactAATTGGTTGAATGTACATGACCGATAGATTAGCCTATTGAGACATTAGAAAAAATATGAGTGGATATTCTCATTACAGAAACCTTCCTTCTGCATCCAAAACAAAGATCCAATTTGTCTTGTcaattatatatattacaacTGTTGCATACAGGAATATAAAGTAAAAAATGCGACATATTTCATTAGCCACTATGTGTCATAAACATGCAAAATGATTTAGATTAATTGAAAGAATATCAAACAAATTGAACAGGTAAAATGATTTTATACATAACAAGCATCCTGCCATTGTCCAGCTACGTCTTGATATTATTTCACCAGCGATTGTAGCATTTTCTAAACATTTTCATGATCAGTTGACatttatgtccatcatatatcaTCCATACGTTTAATCCGTGAAGTGAGTTTTTTAAGTTTTGTTGCAAAATTTGTACACACAATAATAACTAAGCTAGTTGTATCATGTGTAGCTGCGAAATGCGATCAATAATTTAATGTCATTGGACCTGTTTATATGGATGCTCTTTGATGTTTCCGttgtacacatgacaaaaaaataacgcaaaatgcaatattttttcaTACTATCAATACATTTCCATTAACTGTATCCAAGCATCAGTTGTACTCAATGGCAACATAAACAGATCCAAAATGACCTTTTAAATGGCAAATGTAAacacaaaatgatgaaaattgtAGTTATGTATTATATAGTGCTGATAACTGGCCATTGTGGATACTATTGTTATAGTGTGTAATTCACGACAGTTAgcgtccaaatatttctaaaaaaccCAAGCTATGAAGCCAAGCCAAGTGTCTTGTCAGCTACCtttttgtcacttccattaattattCTATAAGACATTTATGgtctttattggtcatccccttggctgtgtctgtcagcACATCatctgtagaaggaagtgctgtTGTTTCTCCATTTACCAATTgctgaatctttgcctgtccacTGTATACATATTGTGCATGCTCACATCTTTTCCGGCTGTGTCCAATATTCCGACTGtataggga
The window above is part of the Haliotis asinina isolate JCU_RB_2024 chromosome 1, JCU_Hal_asi_v2, whole genome shotgun sequence genome. Proteins encoded here:
- the LOC137279627 gene encoding uncharacterized protein, whose translation is MLYTCLFVLALLAPSGRCASVKLLGRFHAKQAAFIQVEEDIHAVNVLDRYNLVIAAFSGFPFSTDHVYEVAAIGRQLPTINSTKILDVSHKITWPNEISQVPDAVFHKELIAAPGGFLVPLKTHGTIGLFDLSVSPPRGPFTITSSADSAWFYHRVLWKDMNGDGRIDAVTCRAKKPLFGQAQGELVWYEHPATGALEHPWTMHVLAKGPDVYFDFLTLKTPGGTFDCIVTAGFFSKSLNIYWTTDSSNKWNDASKIKSRVIDNTFGEVFDVQAVDLNGDGGLDLLVSGYGAQSANLYSFEIPNDFRTEKFTRHTLAAGFSPRQKGVGHGAPGSAQTVYPTSSTKGKPLVLLSGDDDGRAYLLKPSSASGSDWTYDKETFLDVGQGTVGEPAVKDVDGDGYKEIFVPAYNQGYVYVYTFKQ